The following are encoded together in the Microterricola viridarii genome:
- the ilvA gene encoding threonine ammonia-lyase yields MTENSVPATLIGPTLADMQIARGTVAAVAQVTPVETSRFLSELLGSPVLLKCENLQRTGSYKIRGAFNRLSALSTEERSRGVVAASAGNHAQGVALGARELGIEATIFMPTNVPLPKLEATRDYGAQVVLSGSVFGETLAAAAAFAEETGAIFIPPYDHPAVVAGQSTIAFELLEQVPDLDTVVVPIGGGGLISGIASAFKQLAAAGGRPVRVIGVQAENAASYIASLEAGTPVNIPFKPTIADGIAVYRPGELNYLMIQDAVDEIVTVSEDDAARALLVLMERAKLVVEPAGAVSVAALLAGKISGTGTTVAILSGGNIDPLLMQRVISHGLAASDRYLTMRVMLMDRPGELARVATILAGVRANVIEVLHTQHGPDLQITEVELDITVETRGPAHVEEVLAALRADGYEPKLDKRRN; encoded by the coding sequence ATGACCGAGAACTCTGTGCCCGCCACCCTGATCGGACCCACCCTGGCCGACATGCAGATTGCCCGGGGAACGGTCGCGGCGGTCGCGCAGGTCACGCCCGTCGAGACCTCGCGCTTCCTCTCCGAACTCCTCGGCTCTCCGGTGCTGCTCAAGTGCGAGAACCTGCAGCGCACCGGCTCCTACAAGATCCGCGGCGCCTTCAACCGGCTCTCCGCGCTGAGCACCGAGGAGCGCAGCCGCGGCGTCGTCGCGGCATCCGCCGGCAACCACGCCCAGGGCGTTGCGCTCGGCGCACGCGAGCTCGGCATCGAGGCGACGATCTTCATGCCGACCAACGTGCCGCTGCCCAAGCTCGAGGCCACCCGCGACTACGGCGCCCAGGTGGTGCTCAGTGGCTCGGTGTTCGGCGAGACGCTGGCCGCCGCCGCGGCCTTCGCCGAGGAGACAGGCGCCATCTTCATCCCGCCGTACGACCACCCCGCTGTGGTCGCCGGGCAGAGCACCATCGCGTTCGAGCTGCTCGAGCAGGTGCCAGACCTCGACACCGTGGTCGTGCCGATCGGCGGTGGCGGCCTCATCTCCGGCATCGCCAGCGCGTTCAAGCAGCTCGCCGCAGCAGGCGGCCGCCCGGTGCGTGTCATCGGCGTGCAGGCCGAGAACGCAGCCTCCTACATCGCGTCGCTTGAGGCGGGCACCCCGGTGAACATCCCGTTCAAGCCGACGATCGCCGACGGCATCGCCGTCTACCGCCCCGGCGAGCTGAACTACCTGATGATCCAGGATGCCGTCGACGAGATCGTCACGGTCAGTGAGGACGACGCGGCCCGGGCACTGCTCGTGCTGATGGAGCGGGCCAAGCTCGTGGTGGAGCCGGCCGGCGCCGTCTCGGTCGCCGCGCTGCTGGCCGGCAAGATCAGCGGCACGGGCACCACCGTCGCGATCCTCTCCGGCGGCAACATCGACCCGCTGCTGATGCAGCGCGTGATCAGCCACGGCCTGGCGGCATCCGACCGCTATCTGACCATGCGCGTCATGCTGATGGACCGCCCGGGCGAGCTCGCCCGCGTCGCCACCATCCTCGCCGGCGTGCGCGCCAACGTGATCGAGGTGTTGCACACGCAGCACGGCCCCGACCTGCAGATCACCGAGGTGGAGCTCGACATCACCGTTGAGACCCGCGGCCCGGCCCACGTCGAAGAAGTGCTCGCGGCACTCCGCGCCGACGGCTACGAGCCCAAGCTCGACAAGCGCCGCAACTAG
- a CDS encoding endonuclease domain-containing protein produces MDEHGAASTGGTPGNPGASGRLPAEFTDRAFRVADAVRAGVPRRALRGRDVDAPFHGIRVYGSAGPLRRTAGSGVAGEREIILARARAYLPLMGPEQMFSHETAATVLGLPLPRRMQRADAPLHVLSPHASTRRGGAGITGHHSASTIRRYETAGVPTVSPITLWHQLAERLSVDELVMLGDALTRRTNPLSDLDAMVGSLDRLTRHRGIVALREAATLVRPRTDSPRESECRLLLVRAGLPEPEVNGTILDEDGNFVAYGDMVYREYKVLVEYDGGQHRDDEAQFHRDIDRLDLLMALGWRVLRFNRSHLRADAVIVARTREALLQRGWRPHNPPAHRPTAPQFR; encoded by the coding sequence ATGGACGAGCATGGGGCGGCGAGTACGGGCGGCACACCGGGCAATCCGGGAGCGAGCGGCAGGCTGCCTGCCGAGTTCACGGACCGGGCATTCCGGGTAGCGGATGCCGTGCGCGCTGGTGTGCCGCGGCGCGCCCTGCGCGGCCGCGATGTGGACGCGCCGTTTCACGGCATCCGCGTTTATGGTTCGGCGGGGCCGCTGCGCCGAACCGCGGGCAGTGGAGTCGCCGGGGAGCGCGAGATCATCCTCGCGCGGGCTCGGGCCTACCTTCCACTCATGGGGCCGGAGCAGATGTTCAGCCACGAGACGGCTGCCACCGTTCTTGGGCTGCCCCTCCCGAGGCGGATGCAGCGCGCAGATGCCCCGCTGCATGTGCTCTCCCCGCACGCGTCCACTCGGCGCGGCGGCGCGGGCATCACCGGCCATCACTCCGCATCCACGATTCGACGGTACGAGACGGCCGGCGTGCCAACCGTGTCGCCGATCACGCTCTGGCACCAGCTCGCTGAACGACTGAGCGTCGACGAGCTCGTCATGCTCGGCGACGCGCTGACACGGCGGACGAATCCGCTCAGCGATCTGGACGCGATGGTCGGCTCGCTGGACAGGCTCACCCGGCATCGCGGGATCGTGGCGTTGCGTGAGGCCGCCACGCTCGTTCGGCCGCGCACCGATTCACCGCGCGAGAGCGAATGCCGACTGTTGCTCGTGCGCGCCGGGCTGCCCGAGCCGGAGGTCAACGGAACGATCCTCGACGAGGACGGCAACTTCGTGGCCTACGGAGACATGGTCTACCGCGAATACAAGGTCCTGGTCGAGTACGACGGCGGGCAACATCGCGACGATGAGGCGCAGTTCCACCGAGACATTGACCGGCTGGATCTGCTCATGGCACTCGGCTGGCGGGTGCTGCGATTCAACCGGAGCCATCTGCGCGCTGACGCGGTGATCGTCGCCCGCACGCGTGAAGCTCTCCTGCAGCGGGGCTGGCGCCCGCACAACCCGCCAGCGCACCGTCCCACGGCCCCGCAGTTCCGTTGA
- the greA gene encoding transcription elongation factor GreA: MASDTSVTWLTQEAFERLSAELEALSTTGRVEIASKIESAREEGDLKENSGYHAAKDEQGKQEARIRQLKDLLKRAEVGDAPESKGIVETGTVITADIAGDETVFLIGDREIAGDSDFDVYSPQSPLGEAILGMKVGATTSYTAPNGKEITVVINKVETWSGQ, from the coding sequence ATGGCATCCGACACGAGCGTTACGTGGCTGACACAGGAGGCGTTCGAGCGCCTCAGCGCCGAGCTCGAGGCTCTCTCGACCACCGGCCGTGTCGAGATCGCCTCCAAGATTGAGTCCGCGCGCGAAGAGGGCGACCTCAAAGAGAACAGCGGCTACCACGCTGCCAAGGACGAGCAGGGCAAGCAGGAGGCCCGCATTCGCCAGCTCAAGGATCTGCTCAAGCGCGCCGAGGTCGGCGACGCCCCCGAGAGCAAGGGCATCGTCGAGACCGGCACCGTGATCACGGCGGACATCGCCGGCGACGAGACCGTGTTCCTGATCGGCGACCGCGAGATCGCCGGCGACAGCGACTTCGACGTGTACAGCCCGCAGAGCCCGCTCGGCGAGGCCATCCTCGGCATGAAGGTCGGCGCAACCACCAGCTACACGGCCCCGAACGGCAAGGAGATCACCGTCGTGATCAACAAGGTCGAGACCTGGAGCGGCCAGTAA
- the trhA gene encoding PAQR family membrane homeostasis protein TrhA: MTLHGPEVDSPVEVKPLWRGWIHAGTFPVTIAAGIVLIVLAQGAPAKWASAVFMLTSMLLFGNSALYHRFNWKPRTRMLLKRIDHANIFLLIAGTYTPIAVLALPPEKGLVLLAVVWGGALLGICFRVFWINAPRWLYVLTYLALGWAAVMYLGDLLAVSVAMMVLVAVGGLLYSAGAVVYALKKPNPLPGVFGFHEIFHACTVLAFLCHWVAMLIIVLHPAYHAG; this comes from the coding sequence ATGACTCTGCACGGTCCCGAAGTGGACAGCCCCGTCGAGGTGAAACCGCTCTGGCGCGGGTGGATTCATGCCGGCACCTTCCCGGTGACGATCGCGGCCGGCATCGTGCTCATCGTGCTGGCGCAGGGTGCCCCGGCCAAGTGGGCCAGCGCGGTGTTCATGCTCACGTCGATGCTGCTGTTCGGCAACTCCGCGCTCTACCACCGCTTCAATTGGAAGCCCCGCACCAGGATGCTGTTGAAGCGCATCGACCACGCCAACATCTTCCTGCTGATTGCCGGCACGTACACGCCGATCGCGGTGCTCGCCCTGCCCCCGGAGAAGGGCCTGGTGCTGCTGGCCGTCGTCTGGGGCGGTGCGCTGCTCGGCATCTGCTTCCGCGTGTTCTGGATCAACGCGCCGCGCTGGCTCTACGTGCTGACGTACCTGGCCCTCGGCTGGGCCGCCGTGATGTACCTCGGCGACCTGCTCGCGGTGAGCGTGGCGATGATGGTGCTCGTCGCCGTCGGCGGACTGCTCTACAGCGCCGGCGCCGTCGTCTACGCACTGAAGAAGCCGAACCCCCTGCCCGGCGTGTTCGGCTTCCACGAGATTTTCCACGCCTGCACGGTGCTGGCCTTCCTCTGCCACTGGGTGGCGATGCTGATCATCGTGCTCCACCCGGCCTACCACGCGGGCTAG
- a CDS encoding isoprenyl transferase codes for MHTRDESLGRGILYGLYQNRLRRGLTAETLPRHVAMIIDGNRRWAKLLGFDNAAHGHRAGAAKMREFLEWCDDLGISTVTLYLLSSDNLTNRSPEELDALIEIIAELADDLSRYRDWRVQHVGSTAGLPEPLVAALGAAETRTMGKKGLHVNLAVGYGGRKEITDAMRSIVADHHAGGGSLEDLAERLTPDLIGEHLYTGGQPDPDLVIRTSGEQRLSDFMLWQSAHSEFYFVEALGPDLRQVDFLRALRDYAKRNRRFGG; via the coding sequence GTGCACACGCGCGATGAATCACTCGGCCGGGGCATCCTCTACGGCCTCTATCAGAACCGGCTACGGCGGGGTCTCACTGCGGAGACCCTTCCGCGCCACGTCGCCATGATCATCGACGGCAACCGGCGCTGGGCCAAACTCCTCGGCTTCGACAACGCCGCGCACGGCCACCGGGCCGGTGCGGCGAAGATGCGCGAGTTCCTGGAGTGGTGCGACGACCTGGGCATCTCCACGGTCACGCTGTACCTGCTCTCCAGCGACAACCTGACCAATCGCTCCCCGGAGGAGCTCGACGCCCTGATCGAGATCATCGCCGAGCTCGCCGACGATCTCTCCCGCTACCGGGACTGGCGGGTGCAGCATGTCGGCTCGACGGCCGGGCTGCCTGAGCCGCTCGTCGCGGCGCTGGGCGCGGCCGAGACCCGCACGATGGGCAAGAAGGGCTTGCACGTGAACCTGGCCGTCGGCTACGGCGGGCGCAAGGAGATCACGGATGCCATGCGCAGCATTGTCGCTGACCACCACGCCGGCGGGGGCAGCCTCGAAGACCTTGCGGAGCGGCTCACCCCCGATCTGATCGGCGAGCACCTCTACACCGGCGGCCAGCCGGACCCGGACCTCGTCATCCGTACCTCGGGTGAACAGCGCCTCAGCGACTTCATGCTCTGGCAGAGCGCGCACAGTGAGTTCTACTTTGTTGAGGCACTCGGCCCGGATCTGCGCCAGGTGGACTTCCTCCGCGCCCTGCGTGACTACGCGAAGCGCAACCGTCGCTTCGGCGGATAG
- a CDS encoding ABC transporter ATP-binding protein: MTQHRSSTVEFSDITKDYGKQRVLHGFNLTVGPGELVSLLGPSGCGKTTALRVLAGLEDATAGVVLLNGVDVSAQPTNKRDIGMVFQSYSLFPHLSAVRNVMFGLAMRRVRAREAEMRAREMLDVVGLGAQAERYPHQLSGGQQQRVALARALVTEPRVLLLDEPLSALDAKVREQLREEIRRIQLRLGITTVFVTHDQEEALAISDRVAVMYAGGIEQIGSPEQLYTQPATPFVARFVGQSNRVTGVARSGVVELYGHPVPLLDSTAGDGAVDVLVRPEDIELSSTGIPAVVLASSFLGSMRRTSVRLGDGTVLVVQHPVQHNPQPGESLCIAWGGQAVARSSTTETAYTRQ, from the coding sequence ATGACCCAGCACCGCAGCAGCACCGTCGAGTTCTCTGACATCACCAAGGACTACGGCAAGCAGCGCGTGCTGCACGGCTTCAACCTCACCGTCGGCCCGGGGGAGCTTGTCTCGCTGCTCGGGCCGTCCGGGTGCGGCAAGACCACGGCGTTGCGCGTGTTGGCCGGGCTCGAGGATGCCACGGCGGGCGTCGTACTGCTGAACGGCGTCGACGTCTCCGCGCAGCCGACGAACAAGCGCGATATCGGCATGGTGTTCCAGTCCTACTCGTTGTTCCCACACCTCAGCGCCGTGCGGAACGTCATGTTCGGCCTCGCCATGCGCCGGGTGCGCGCCCGCGAGGCCGAGATGCGTGCGCGCGAGATGCTGGATGTGGTGGGCCTCGGCGCGCAGGCGGAGCGCTACCCGCACCAGCTCTCGGGCGGCCAGCAACAACGCGTCGCGCTCGCCAGAGCCCTGGTGACCGAGCCCCGGGTGCTGTTACTGGACGAACCGCTCTCGGCGCTGGACGCGAAGGTGCGGGAGCAGTTGCGCGAGGAGATCCGGCGCATCCAGCTGCGGCTCGGCATCACCACCGTGTTCGTGACCCACGACCAGGAGGAGGCCCTGGCGATCTCGGACCGGGTCGCCGTGATGTACGCCGGCGGCATCGAGCAGATCGGTTCGCCGGAGCAGCTGTACACGCAACCGGCCACCCCGTTCGTGGCGCGCTTCGTCGGCCAGAGCAACCGGGTCACCGGTGTGGCGCGGAGCGGTGTGGTCGAGCTGTACGGGCACCCGGTCCCGCTGCTGGACAGTACGGCCGGCGATGGCGCCGTCGACGTGCTGGTGCGCCCGGAGGACATCGAGCTGTCATCCACCGGGATCCCCGCCGTCGTGCTCGCCTCCAGCTTCCTCGGCTCGATGCGCAGGACGAGCGTGCGGCTCGGCGATGGAACGGTGCTGGTGGTGCAGCACCCGGTGCAACACAACCCACAACCGGGGGAGTCCCTCTGCATCGCATGGGGCGGCCAGGCCGTCGCGCGCAGCTCCACAACCGAAACGGCATATACACGGCAATAG
- a CDS encoding aminotransferase class V-fold PLP-dependent enzyme: MTTWDDYAAGFGEEPGYLDYGRIGPISAVASAESTGLTEILGRARFGSLQGILDQDERLRAAAGVLLGRPAEQVVAIPNTTTGLLHAMFGLTGDVLLSPGEFPSLPIAASRAHEALHVAKPQWLSTDHGTVTPGQIKAQLGASTAAVAVSLVDSRTGYLADLDGIRQVIGDRLLIVDAIQGFGVVDAPYEVADVVVTGGQKWCRAGWGTGVMALSERALARLTPVFSGFTGTDEDEVWDSIPTPPPSAAARAFRTSNPDGIAEARLAAALEEIAAVGVHAIHEAVAANVSRMIDLADEFAIPVSSSRNERERAGLLVLEPPREQLTLLSASLFNHGVTATVREGSVRLSVHAVLHEDTVDMVRAAFTSYASAASY; the protein is encoded by the coding sequence ATGACTACCTGGGATGACTACGCAGCCGGCTTCGGCGAGGAGCCCGGCTACCTCGACTACGGCCGCATCGGGCCGATCTCCGCCGTGGCCTCCGCCGAGTCCACCGGTCTCACCGAGATCCTCGGCCGGGCCCGCTTCGGCAGCCTGCAGGGGATCCTCGACCAGGACGAGCGACTGCGCGCCGCCGCCGGAGTGCTGCTCGGCCGCCCCGCCGAGCAGGTCGTGGCCATTCCGAACACCACCACCGGGCTGCTGCACGCCATGTTCGGCCTGACCGGCGATGTGCTGCTCTCGCCGGGCGAGTTCCCAAGCCTGCCGATCGCGGCCTCCCGGGCGCACGAGGCGCTGCACGTGGCGAAGCCGCAGTGGCTGTCGACCGACCACGGCACGGTGACGCCCGGCCAGATCAAGGCGCAGCTCGGTGCCAGCACGGCCGCCGTCGCGGTGAGCCTGGTCGATTCGCGCACCGGCTACCTCGCCGATCTGGACGGCATCCGGCAGGTGATCGGCGATCGGCTGCTGATCGTCGACGCCATCCAGGGATTCGGCGTCGTCGATGCGCCCTATGAGGTGGCGGATGTCGTCGTCACCGGTGGCCAGAAGTGGTGCCGCGCCGGCTGGGGCACGGGCGTGATGGCGCTCAGCGAGCGCGCCCTCGCCCGACTCACGCCGGTGTTCTCTGGCTTCACCGGCACCGATGAAGACGAGGTGTGGGACTCGATCCCCACCCCGCCGCCGAGCGCGGCTGCCCGGGCGTTCCGCACCTCGAACCCGGACGGCATCGCCGAGGCCCGCCTCGCGGCGGCGCTTGAGGAGATCGCCGCGGTGGGAGTGCACGCCATTCACGAGGCCGTCGCCGCGAACGTGTCGCGCATGATCGACCTGGCCGACGAGTTCGCGATTCCCGTCTCCAGCTCGCGCAACGAGCGGGAGCGGGCCGGGCTCCTCGTGCTCGAACCGCCGCGCGAGCAACTCACACTGCTGAGCGCCTCGCTGTTCAACCACGGCGTGACCGCGACCGTGAGGGAGGGCTCCGTGCGCCTCAGCGTGCACGCCGTGCTGCACGAGGACACCGTCGACATGGTGCGCGCCGCGTTCACTTCCTACGCGAGCGCTGCCTCCTACTGA
- a CDS encoding ABC transporter permease: MSGAVRESAPAFAPGVIGSRAIVGVIGLLFAIPIVSMAEFTLRDSESAGGHSLVHWFALFDPANRASYAPIWVGLGNSMVLCLGVAVIVLFLLVPTMVLIALRFPRLRRPFEFLCLLPISIPAIVLVVGLAPVYLVIGRTIGTGIWPLSLAYGITVLPYAYRAIQANIDAVDISTLAEAARSLGAGWVTVLLKVLAPNLRTGILAALLLSVAVVLGEFTIASLLNRPNLQTALFVVNKQDPYVAVILSLLALGFAFVLLLVIDRGAAIGGRRGIRPSK, from the coding sequence ATGAGCGGCGCCGTGCGGGAGAGCGCGCCGGCATTCGCCCCCGGCGTGATCGGCAGCCGCGCCATCGTCGGCGTGATCGGCCTGCTCTTCGCCATCCCGATCGTCTCGATGGCGGAATTCACGCTGCGCGACAGCGAGAGCGCCGGCGGGCACAGCCTGGTGCACTGGTTCGCCCTGTTCGACCCGGCCAATCGGGCCAGCTACGCGCCGATCTGGGTCGGGCTCGGCAACTCGATGGTGCTCTGCCTCGGCGTCGCCGTGATCGTGTTGTTCCTGCTGGTGCCGACGATGGTGCTCATCGCGCTGCGGTTCCCGAGGTTGCGCCGGCCGTTCGAATTCCTCTGCCTGCTGCCGATCTCGATCCCGGCCATCGTCCTGGTGGTGGGCCTCGCGCCCGTCTACCTGGTGATCGGGCGCACCATCGGCACCGGGATCTGGCCGCTCTCGCTCGCCTACGGAATCACCGTGCTGCCCTACGCCTACCGCGCCATCCAGGCCAACATCGACGCCGTCGACATCAGCACGCTGGCCGAGGCGGCCCGCTCGCTCGGTGCCGGCTGGGTGACGGTGCTGCTCAAGGTGCTCGCACCGAACCTCCGCACCGGCATCCTCGCCGCGCTCCTGCTCTCCGTGGCCGTCGTGCTCGGTGAGTTCACCATTGCCTCCCTGCTCAACCGGCCCAACCTGCAGACGGCGCTCTTCGTCGTCAACAAGCAGGACCCCTACGTCGCCGTGATCCTGTCGCTGCTCGCGCTGGGCTTCGCCTTCGTGCTGCTGCTCGTGATAGACCGCGGTGCAGCCATCGGCGGGCGCCGCGGCATCCGGCCGAGCAAATGA
- a CDS encoding AI-2E family transporter — MTESTGKRKGWRGSPWRAGRAETAQPSAGTELAAPLTPTEEQVAQSLPTGVRLGAAWSWRLLLIGAMIAVIIFLIVQLRLIVIPVLVAVLLAALLSPLVNFLHRHRWPRGLSIAVAMLGVLALVAGLMVLVITQIARSSGNLSARAVESYEQLKQALLDSPLQLTETQINGYLAQIGDAIQQDSQIFISGALSIGSSLGHFVAGMLIALFATLFMLIDGKGIWNWAVRIFPRRARAAVDGAGNAGWTTLGNFVKVQVLVASIDAVGIGLGAAILQVPLAIPIAVLVFLGSFIPIVGAVATGAVAVAIALIYNGWPIALAMLGVVLLVQQIEGHVLQPLIMGTAVKVHPLAVVLVVAAGSMLAGIPGALFAVPVAAVLNVMVHYISSGVWRHTPPPPSPEPSAPLWSTVPQTRPGYRRSVTPTPSAPTQKN; from the coding sequence ATGACCGAATCAACGGGAAAACGCAAGGGCTGGCGTGGGTCTCCGTGGCGTGCCGGGCGAGCTGAAACCGCCCAGCCATCGGCCGGAACCGAGCTGGCCGCCCCGCTGACGCCGACCGAGGAGCAGGTCGCGCAGTCGCTGCCGACGGGAGTACGCCTCGGCGCCGCCTGGTCGTGGCGCCTGCTGCTGATCGGCGCGATGATCGCCGTCATCATCTTCCTGATCGTCCAGCTGCGGCTGATCGTGATCCCGGTGCTGGTGGCCGTGCTGCTGGCGGCGCTGCTCAGCCCGCTGGTGAACTTCCTGCACCGCCACCGCTGGCCGCGCGGCCTCTCCATTGCCGTGGCGATGCTCGGCGTCCTGGCCCTCGTCGCCGGACTGATGGTGCTCGTGATCACCCAGATCGCGCGCAGCTCTGGCAACCTGAGCGCGCGCGCCGTCGAGTCGTACGAGCAGCTCAAGCAGGCACTGCTGGACTCTCCGCTGCAGCTGACCGAGACGCAAATCAACGGCTACCTGGCGCAGATTGGCGATGCCATCCAGCAGGACAGCCAGATCTTCATCAGCGGCGCGCTGAGCATCGGCTCCTCGCTCGGCCATTTCGTGGCCGGCATGCTGATCGCGTTGTTCGCCACCTTGTTCATGCTGATCGACGGCAAGGGCATCTGGAACTGGGCGGTGCGCATCTTCCCGCGTCGGGCGCGGGCGGCCGTCGACGGGGCCGGCAACGCCGGCTGGACGACGCTCGGCAATTTCGTCAAGGTGCAGGTCCTGGTGGCCTCCATTGACGCCGTCGGCATCGGCCTGGGCGCGGCCATCCTGCAGGTCCCGCTGGCCATCCCCATCGCCGTGCTGGTCTTCCTCGGCTCCTTCATCCCGATCGTCGGCGCGGTCGCCACCGGCGCGGTTGCCGTCGCCATCGCGCTGATCTACAACGGCTGGCCGATCGCCCTGGCCATGCTCGGCGTCGTTCTGCTGGTGCAGCAGATCGAGGGCCACGTGCTGCAGCCGCTCATCATGGGCACGGCCGTCAAGGTGCACCCGCTCGCCGTGGTGCTCGTCGTCGCCGCCGGCTCGATGCTGGCCGGCATCCCCGGTGCCCTCTTCGCCGTGCCCGTCGCTGCCGTGCTCAATGTGATGGTGCATTACATCTCCAGCGGCGTCTGGCGGCATACGCCGCCACCGCCGTCCCCCGAGCCCAGCGCGCCGCTCTGGAGCACGGTGCCGCAAACCCGGCCCGGCTACCGTCGCAGCGTTACACCCACCCCGTCCGCCCCTACGCAAAAGAATTGA
- a CDS encoding DUF4307 domain-containing protein encodes MSTANAQPTDLDQRYGRTPRKGRRDRLTLIIAAAVFAVVLVAWVVWAGLDGSKPMVEARDVAHTVIDDQTVRVDYEVSMPAGETASCAVQALNEDFTVVGWKIVDVPASDRFTQAFSDTVRTTLPANTGLIYHCWLT; translated from the coding sequence ATGAGCACCGCCAACGCCCAGCCGACCGATCTGGATCAGCGCTACGGGCGCACCCCCCGCAAGGGACGCCGCGACCGCCTGACGCTCATCATCGCTGCCGCGGTGTTCGCCGTCGTGCTGGTCGCCTGGGTGGTGTGGGCAGGCCTGGACGGCAGCAAGCCGATGGTCGAGGCCCGGGATGTCGCGCACACGGTGATCGACGACCAGACCGTGCGCGTCGACTACGAGGTGTCGATGCCGGCCGGTGAGACGGCCAGCTGCGCCGTGCAGGCACTCAATGAGGACTTCACCGTGGTGGGCTGGAAGATCGTCGATGTGCCGGCATCCGACCGCTTCACGCAGGCATTCAGCGACACCGTGCGCACCACTCTCCCCGCCAACACAGGGTTGATTTACCACTGCTGGCTCACCTAA
- a CDS encoding PhoH family protein, which translates to MNSREQGQSGPEQATRAGDSRPRNVEQSERVYVLDTSVLLSDPSSMFRFAEHAVVLPVIVITELESKRNDPEIGYFARRALRNLDELRIKHERLDFPIPVGEGGTLRVELNHSNLGVLPSGLQLNDNDSRILAVALNLSNDGLAVTVVSKDLPLRVKAASIGLAAEEYKHELAVDSGWTGMDEITLNADQMTALYERERMSTRLVQDMPVNTGLVVHSDRGSALGRVTARGEFKLVRGDREVFGLHGRSAEQRLAIDLLLDPEIGILSLGGSAGTGKSALALCAGLEAVLERQQHKKIMVFRPLYAVGGQELGFLPGDAAEKMNPWAQAVFDTLGALVSENVLEEVLDRGILEVLPLTHIRGRSLHDAFVIVDEAQSLERNVLLTVLSRIGQHSRVVLTHDVAQRDNLRVGRHDGVASVIETLKGHPLFAHVTLTRSERSAIAALVTEMLESNELA; encoded by the coding sequence ATGAACAGTCGCGAGCAGGGGCAGTCGGGGCCGGAACAGGCCACGCGGGCAGGGGATTCCCGGCCGCGGAACGTCGAGCAATCCGAGCGCGTCTATGTGCTGGACACCTCGGTCTTGTTGTCTGACCCGTCGTCGATGTTCCGCTTCGCCGAGCATGCCGTCGTGCTGCCGGTGATCGTGATCACCGAGTTGGAGTCGAAACGGAATGACCCCGAGATCGGCTATTTCGCGCGTCGGGCGCTGCGCAACCTCGACGAGCTGCGCATCAAGCACGAGCGGTTGGATTTCCCGATCCCGGTGGGGGAAGGCGGCACCCTGCGGGTCGAACTCAACCACTCCAACCTGGGCGTGCTGCCGAGCGGGCTGCAGCTGAACGACAACGACTCGCGCATCCTCGCCGTGGCCCTGAACCTCTCCAACGACGGGCTCGCCGTCACGGTCGTCTCGAAAGACCTGCCGCTGCGGGTGAAGGCGGCCTCCATCGGCCTGGCCGCCGAGGAGTACAAGCACGAGCTCGCCGTCGACTCCGGCTGGACCGGCATGGACGAGATCACGCTGAACGCCGATCAGATGACGGCGCTCTACGAGAGGGAGCGGATGTCGACGCGACTCGTGCAGGACATGCCCGTGAACACGGGCCTGGTGGTGCACTCGGATCGCGGCAGCGCACTCGGCCGGGTGACGGCGCGCGGCGAGTTCAAGCTGGTGCGCGGAGACCGGGAGGTGTTCGGGCTGCACGGCCGCTCGGCCGAGCAACGGCTCGCCATCGACCTGCTGCTCGACCCGGAGATCGGCATCCTGTCGCTCGGCGGCAGTGCCGGCACCGGCAAGTCGGCGCTCGCCCTCTGCGCCGGGCTGGAGGCGGTGCTCGAACGGCAGCAGCACAAGAAGATCATGGTGTTCCGACCGCTCTACGCGGTCGGCGGCCAGGAGCTGGGATTCTTGCCGGGCGATGCGGCCGAGAAGATGAACCCGTGGGCACAGGCCGTGTTCGACACCTTGGGCGCCCTCGTCTCCGAGAACGTGCTCGAGGAGGTGCTCGACCGCGGCATCCTCGAGGTGCTGCCGCTCACGCACATCCGCGGGCGCAGCCTGCACGACGCCTTCGTGATCGTCGACGAGGCCCAGTCGCTGGAGCGCAACGTGCTGCTCACCGTGCTCAGTCGCATCGGGCAGCACTCGCGCGTGGTACTCACCCACGATGTCGCGCAGCGCGACAACCTGCGGGTCGGCCGGCACGACGGTGTCGCCAGCGTGATCGAGACGCTCAAGGGGCACCCGTTGTTCGCGCACGTGACGCTGACCCGCTCCGAGCGCTCCGCGATCGCCGCGCTCGTCACCGAGATGCTGGAGTCCAACGAGCTCGCCTAG